A region of Paramormyrops kingsleyae isolate MSU_618 chromosome 17, PKINGS_0.4, whole genome shotgun sequence DNA encodes the following proteins:
- the panx1a gene encoding pannexin-1a, whose translation MAIAQVATEYMFSDFLLKDQTESKYKGVRTELAADKLVTCIAVGLPLLLISLAFAQEVSVGTQISCFPPTNFTWPQGGFVNSFCWASVQRQSLVTEKGRVPLWLHKFFPYILLLVAVLMYVPALFWRFAAVPCLTSDLAFIMEELDRSYNRAIKLAQSLAASEAPGDPRSSASDLTEGFRYPLVEQYLKTKRASRSLLVKYLICRGLTLCILLLAGLYLVYYINMASITDEFSCDIRTGVLQNDTGLPPALQCKLVAVGIFQLLSLINLTVYVMLVPAIAYAALQPARRGRAAFLEPYEMLPVFSVFDLGSGPAYDDLSLYLLFLEENLSELKSYKRLKVLEMLQSTEEQCDTLGLLRALGQVRMDGVDGKGPTALRPRTTEATRQEDAVAMKEMSALLQSDGLKTSGKRCE comes from the exons ATGGCGATTGCGCAGGTCGCCACCGAGTACATGTTCTCCGACTTTCTGCTGAAGGATCAGACCGAGTCCAAATACAAAGGCGTGCGGACGGAGCTGGCCGCCGACAAGCTGGTGACCTGCATCGCCGTGGGGCTGCCGCTGCTGCTCATCTCGCTGGCTTTCGCGCAGGAGGTGTCGGTGG GCACGCAGATCAGCTGCTTCCCCCCCACCAACTTCACATGGCCCCAGGGGGGGTTCGTCAATTCCTTCTGCTGGGCATCAGTGCAGCGACAGAGCCTGGTCACCGAGAAGGGACGGGTCCCTCTATGGCTGCACAAG TTCTTTCCCTACATCCTGCTGCTGGTCGCCGTCCTCATGTATGTGCCGGCCCTGTTTTGGCGCTTTGCGGCCGTGCCCTGCCTGACCTCGGACCTGGCCTTCATCATGGAGGAGCTGGATCGCTCCTACAACCGGGCCATCAAGCTGGCCCAGAGTCTGGCCGCCAGCGAGGCGCCGGGGGACCCGCGCAG CAGCGCCTCGGACCTGACGGAGGGCTTCCGCTATCCGCTGGTGGAGCAGTACCTGAAGACCAAAAGAGCCTCGAGGAGCCTGCTGGTGAAGTACCTGATCTGCCGGGGGCTGACGCTCTGCATCCTGCTGCTGGCCGGCCTCTACTTGGTTTACTACATCAATATGGCCAGCATTACGGACGAGTTCAGCTGCGACATCCGCACGGGCGTCCTGCAGAACGACACTGGCCTCCCCCCTGCCTTGCAGTGCAAGCTGGTGGCTGTGGGCATCTTCCAGCTGCTCAGCCTCATCAACCTGACGGTGTACGTGATGCTGGTGCCCGCCATCGCATACGCGGCTCTGCAGCCGGCGCGTCGGGGCCGTGCCGCCTTCCTGGAGCCCTATGAGATGCTGCCCGTCTTCAGCGTGTTTGACCTGGGATCAGGGCCAGCCTACGACGACCTGTCGCTCTACCTGCTCTTCCTGGAGGAGAACCTGAGCGAGCTGAAGTCCTACAAGCGGCTGAAGGTCCTGGAGATGTTGCAGAGTACGGAGGAGCAGTGCGACACGCTAGGGCTGCTGCGGGCGCTGGGCCAGGTGAGGATGGATGGCGTGGATGGAAAGGGGCCCACAGCCCTGCGGCCCAGGACCACGGAGGCGACTCGCCAAGAGGACGCCGTAGCCATGAAAG aaATGTCAGCGCTGCTCCAGAGTGACGGTCTGAAGACCAGCGGGAAGAGGTGCGAGTGA
- the gpr83 gene encoding G-protein coupled receptor 83, which produces MRSTCMWLSFTCMATSVHTSKARMYNASFLGGIFEAPANRSGLLTVDESTLADWQFLIGKKKYGAESQDPTVKALLIIAYSFIIVISLFGNILVCHVVIKNKRMHSATSLFIVNLAIADILITLLNTPFTLVRFVNSTWVFGKDMCHISRFVQYCSLHVSTLTLTAIALDRRQIILHPLKPRMSPARGVIWIAVIWLMASCFSLPHAIYQKLFTFVYSKNILRSLCVPNFPEPSHLYWKYIDLATFILLYVLPLLIITAAYTTVARRLWRRNAIGDVTTQQYFAHRKKKKKTIKMLTVVVVVFAVCWFPLNCYVVLLSSQVIRSSNAIYFSFHWLAMSSTCYNPFIYCWLNENFRAELKYLLSMCGKRPGPAPENQPPSGTHCHRTAWPESRGSSHSRPKDTHAFRFTSHNHSGKTDILSVEPIVAVS; this is translated from the exons ATGAGGAGCACATGTATGTGGTTGTCTTTTACGTGCATGGCGACTAGCGTTCACACATCCAAAGCCCGAATGTACAACGcctcttttttgggggggatcTTCGAGGCGCCCGCGAACCGCTCCGGTTTGCTTACGGTGGATGAGAGTACTTTGGCTGACTGGCAGTTTCTTATAGGCAAAAAGAAATACGGCGCAGAGTCTCAGGATCCCACTGTGAAAGCTCTTCTAATCATCGCGTATTCTTTCATAATCGTAATCTCCCTCTTCGGAAATATCCTCGTTTGCCATGTCGtgataaaaaacaaaaggatgCACTCCGCCACTAGTTTGTTCATCGTTAACCTGGCTATAGCTGACATCCTCATCACCTTGCTCAACACCCCGTTCACTCTC GTCCGTTTTGTTAACAGCACGTGGGTCTTCGGGAAGGACATGTGTCACATCAGTAGATTCGTGCAGTACTGCTCCCTGCACGTCTCCACCCTAACCCTTACGGCCATAGCGTTGGACAGGCGGCAG ATTATTCTGCACCCTTTAAAGCCTCGGATGTCTCCTGCTCGGGGTGTGATCTGGATCGCCGTCATTTGGCTGATGGCCAGCTGCTTCTCGCTCCCTCACGCCATCTACCAGAAGCTTTTTACTTTCGTATACAG taAGAACATCCTGAGAAGTCTGTGTGTCCCAAATTTCCCGGAGCCTTCCCACCTTTATTGGAAGTACATCGACCTGGCGACCTTCATCCTACTCTACGTGCTTCCGCTCCTCATCATCACGGCAGCCTACACCACAGTTGCCCGCCGGCTGTGGCGGCGCAATGCCATCGGCGATGTCACCACCCAGCAGTACTTCGCCCAccgcaagaagaagaagaagaccaTCAAGATGCTGACTGTGGTGGTCGTGGTCTTCGCTGTCTGCTGGTTCCCGCTCAACTGCTACGTGGTGCTGCTGTCCAGCCAGGTTATCCGCAGCAGCAATGCCATTTACTTCTCCTTCCACTGGCTGGCCATGAGCAGCACGTGCTACAACCCTTTCATCTACTGCTGGCTCAATGAGAACTTCCGTGCCGAGCTGAAGTACCTTCTGAGCATGTGCGGGAAGCGGCCTGGGCCAGCCCCTGAGAACCAGCCCCCGTCTGGGACTCACTGCCACCGCACTGCCTGGCCCGAGAGCCGAGGCTCCTCCCACTCCCGGCCCAAGGACACCCATGCGTTCAGGTTCACCTCCCACAATCACTCTGGCAAAACAGATATTCTCTCTGTGGAGCCAATCGTAGCAGTGAGCTAA